A genomic segment from Phragmites australis chromosome 6, lpPhrAust1.1, whole genome shotgun sequence encodes:
- the LOC133922481 gene encoding bZIP transcription factor 50-like, producing MAASAPAAAGVGGGGDRDLPLEEVNALLASFSSDPPLPAPVVEAGTTSREQVAPGESLGVRMGDVERFLMEDDADEAPVDGVGVDEFLDGILAGEDDRSPLGGTSMDGEAVGVDADDDPNSKKKRRQMRNRDSAMKSRDRKKLYIKDLEMKSKYLEAECCRLSYALQCCTAENVVLRQCLLKDRPVGAPTAMQESAVLTETLPLVSLLWLVSIVCLFPMPSILNRSPVAPSSLERDPVKLARMATNGVEMTRMTTNCIKMTGTTTNGDAHGTLELICHGRRCKGRRAKMKVPWLPWHVAAAC from the exons ATGGCGGCGTCGGCACCGGCGGCGGCTGGGGTTGGGGGAGGAGGGGACCGCGACCTCCCCCTCGAGGAGGTGAACGccctcctcgcctccttctccagcgacccgccgctgccggcgccgGTGGTGGAGGCAGGGACGACGTCGCGGGAGCAGGTGGCCCCTGGGGAGAGCCTCGGGGTGCGTATGGGCGATGTCGAGAGGTTCCTCATGGAGGACGACGCGGACGAGGCGCCGGTGGACGGGGTTGGGGTTGATGAGTTCTTGGACGGCATCCTTGCGGGCGAGGATGATAGGAGCCCCTTGGGAGGGACGAGCATGGATGGGGAGGCGGTAGGTGTGGATGCCGATGATGATCCCAacagcaagaagaagaggag ACAAATGAGGAATAGGGATTCTGCTATGAAATCGAGGGACAGGAAGAAGTTGTATATTAAAGATCTGGAGATGAAGAGTAAGTATTTGGAAGCGGAGTGCTGCCGCCTAAGCTATGCCCTCCAGTGCTGCACTGCTGAGAATGTGGTGCTTCGCCAGTGTTTGCTGAAGGATAGGCCAGTTGGTGCTCCCACAGCCATGCAGGAGTCTGCCGTACTCACAG AAACCCTGCCGCTGGTTTCCCTGCTTTGGCTAGTGAGCATCGTGTGCCTATTCCCGATGCCCAGCATTCTCAACAGAAGCCCGGTGGCTCCAAGCAGCCTCGAAAGAGATCCCGTAAAGTTGGCCAGAATGGCAACAAACGGGGTAGAGATGACCAGAATGACGACAAACTGTATAAAGATGACTGGAACAACAACGAACGGTGATGCCCATGGGACTCTTGAACTCATTTGCCATGGCAGACGCTGCAAGGGCAGGAGGGCGAAGATGAAGGTCCCTTGGTTGCCATGGCATGTAGCAGCAGCTTGCTAG
- the LOC133922480 gene encoding uncharacterized protein LOC133922480 has product MAAMNSDLGGLAGRPTNPQANPFEGALYGAGPGLIRTGLGVYGEKFLDSSSEFMQSNITQYLSDPQYYFQVNSQYVRNKLKVILFPFLHRGHWTRITEPVGGRLSYKPPVQDINAPDLYIPLMAFGTYIVVAGYALGALGRFTPEALTLQFSKGLLGWFLQVILIKGLLYSLGSGEALLLDIVAYAGYGFAGTSLAMLARIFWTFLYYFIMPWFCICTGVFLVKTIKRVLLGGPRNYERHPSRNHYFLLFLAVVQFPMLFWLGNISG; this is encoded by the exons ATGGCAGCGATGAATAGTGATTTGGGAGGCCTAGCTGGCAGGCCTACAAATCCACAAGCAAATCCTTTTGAAGGTGCCTTGTATGGTGCTGGACCAGGACTGATCCGTACTGGACTAGGAGTGTACGGGGAAAAGTTTTTAGATTCAAGTTCTGAGTTTATGCAGAGCAAT ATTACGCAATATTTGTCTGACCCTCAGTACTACTTTCAAGTCAACAGCCAGTATGTGAGGAACAAACTGAAGGTCATCTTGTTCCCTTTCTTGCACAGG GGTCACTGGACAAGAATAACTGAACCAGTAGGGGGAAGGCTGTCCTACAAACCTCCAGTCCAGGATATCAATGCACCAGACTTGTACATCCCTTTGATGGCATTTGGCACCTACATTGTAGTTGCTGGATATGCCTTGGGAGCTCTTGGCAG GTTTACCCCAGAGGCTCTGACCCTACAGTTCTCTAAGGGGTTACTTGGTTGGTTTCTGCAAGTCATCCTCATCAAAGGTCTGCTGTACTCCCTGGGCAGTGGCGAAGCGCTGTTGCTGGACATTGTGGCGTACGCTGGATATGGTTTCGCCGGTACTTCCCTTGCGATGCTGGCCCGCATCTTCTGGACCTTCCTGTACTATTTCATCATGCCATGGTTCTGCATCTGCACGGGAGTTTTCCTCGTGAAGACCATTAAGAGGGTTCTTCTGGGCGGGCCAAGGAACTACGAGAGGCACCCCAGCCGGAACCACTATTTTCTGCTCTTCCTGGCCGTCGTGCAGTTCCCTATGCTGTTCTGGCTCGGCAACATCAGCGGTTGA
- the LOC133922484 gene encoding mediator of RNA polymerase II transcription subunit 18-like isoform X1 codes for MECVVQGIIETQHVEALEVLLQGLSGAPTERVRIHELCLKSGPKLGVVPSEVRLLCDLAQPTPSWTIRHVGGAMRGAGAEQISVLVRTVVESKASKNVLHYFYTIGYKLDHELLKIGFAFCFHRGAQITVTVTSANKMAKLHATDEAVPVTPGMQLVEITAPAAADNYNDVVSAVTAFCEYLAPLLHLSKPGNTTGIVPTAGAAAASLMSSCGVKTL; via the exons ATGGAGTGCGTGGTGCAGGGAATCATCGAGACCCAG CATGTAGAAGCTCTTGAGGTTCTTCTCCAGGGTCTCTCTGGTGCCCCAACAGAGCGTGTTAGGATTCATGAGCTGTGTCTTAAAAGTGGACCCAAGTTAG GTGTTGTCCCATCCGAGGTTCGTTTGTTGTGTGACTTAGCTCAGCCCACACCATCCTG GACCATAAGACATGTTGGTGGTGCCATGAGAGGTGCTGGTGCGGAGCAAATCTCAGTTCTGGTTCGTACAGTTGTGGAGAGCAAAGCTAGCAAGAATGTCCTGCACTACTTCTACACTATAGGGTACAAGCTAGACCATGAACTTTTGAAGATCGGCTTTGCATTTTGCTTCCACCGAGGTGCCCAGATCACCGTCACTGTTACATCTGCTAACAAGATGGCAAAGCTCCATGCGACTGATGAAGCTGTGCCGGTCACTCCTGGCATGCAGCTAGTGGAAATCACGGCACCTGCTGCTGCTGACAATTACAACGATGTTGTTTCAGCTGTCACTGCGTTCTGTGAATATCTTGCACC GCTGCTGCATCTGTCAAAACCAGGAAACACAACTGGAATCGTCCCAACCGCTGGCGCTGCAGCTGCCTCTCTCATGTCAAGTTGTGGTGTCAAAACCTTGTAA
- the LOC133922483 gene encoding SWI/SNF complex subunit SWI3B-like yields MATATTTAPAGTASFRPAPPQPPPSAPAAPPRIFTTGAVKSEATPTPTSTAAAAVGAEEPSHIITVPSYSAWFSYDSIHDTERRLLPDFFEGEAAAASGCRGPDAYKYYRDALVRRFRARPGRRLTLTEARRGLVGDVGSVRRVFDFLEEWGLINYGALPSGSKQAKEKREEAAPQPSVPAGSTTPRKLCTGCRTVCGLAYFACEKADISLCARCFVRGNYRPGLTTADFKRVEITEDAKSDWTDKETLHLLEAVLHYGEDWKKVSEHVGSRSEKDCIARFIRMPFGEQFMGPKEDKMQFENDDDINDDSGADISKRLRLTPLADASNPIMAQVAFLSAIVGSDAASAAAHAAISAQSRVDLNDSEIDSSMNSSREEESSCTNGLLVNDLLKEAAANARGQLQMERSNTEQSLSDIVDVQMKEIQDKICRFEQEEMLMEKERQQLHCLRDLLFADQLAVMQHQRRPLAVPTESKDDEKPKPMISIS; encoded by the exons ATGGCCACCGCGACAACGACGGCGCCGGCGGGCACCGCCAGTTTCAGACCGGCACCTCCGCAGCCGCCGCCCTCAGCGCCAGCCGCTCCTCCGAGGATCTTCACCACGGGCGCCGTCAAATCGGAGGCCACTCCCACCCCCacgtccaccgccgccgctgcagtCGGAGCGGAGGAACCGTCCCACATCATCACCGTCCCGAGTTACTCAG CGTGGTTCTCGTACGACTCGATCCACGACACAGAGCGTCGCCTCCTGCCGGATTTCTTCGAGGGGGAGGCCGCGGCTGCGTCCGGGTGCCGGGGCCCCGACGCGTACAAGTACTACCGCGACGCGCTGGTGCGGAGGTTCCGTGCGCGGCCGGGGCGACGGCTCACGCTCACCGAGGCCAGGCGGGGCCTTGTCGGCGACGTTGGCTCCGTCCGCCGCGTCTTTGACTTCCTTGAGGAGTGGGGACTCATCAACTATGGTGCTTTGCCATCCGGGTCGAAGCAGGCaaaagagaagagggaggaggctGCGCCACAGCCTTCGGTGCCTGCTGGGTCAACAACACCCAGGAAGCTTTGCACTGGGTGCCGCACCGTTTGTGGGCTTGCTTACTTCGCCTGCGAGAAG GCAGATATAAGTCTCTGTGCTAGGTGCTTTGTACGTGGTAACTACCGGCCAGGTCTGACTACAGCAGACTTCAAGAGGGTTGAAATTACCGAAGATGCAAAATCAGATTGGACTGACAAAGAAACCCTTCACTTGCTTGAGGCTGTCTTGCATTATGGTGAAGACTGGAAAAAAGTGTCTGAACATGTTGGTAGTCGATCAGAGAAAGATTGCATTGCTAGATTCATCCGGATGCCTTTTGGAGAACAGTTCATGGGACCCAAGGAGGATAAAATGCAGTTTGAGAATGATGACGACATTAATGATGACTCAGGAGCAGATATCTCAAAACGACTACGCCTCACACCACTGGCAGATGCAAGCAATCCAATTATGGCCCAG GTTGCATTCTTATCGGCTATTGTGGGTTCAGATGCTGCTTCAGCTGCAGCTCATGCAGCTATATCTGCACAATCCCGGGTTGATTTAAATGACAGCGAGATTGATTCTTCAATGAACAGTAGCAGGGAAGAAG AATCGTCTTGCACAAATGGCCTTTTAGTCAATGATTTACTCAAAGAGGCCGCTGCTAATGCACGAGGGCAACTTCAGATGGAACGGAGCAATACAGAGCAATCTTTATCCGACATAGTAGATGTCCAG ATGAAGGAAATCCAAGACAAAATATGCCGTTTTGAACAGGAGGAGATGCTGATGGAGAAAGAGCGACAGCAGCTCCATTGTTTAAGGGATTTGCTTTTCGCAGATCAACTGGCAGTCATGCAACATCAGCGCAGGCCCCTAGCTGTACCGACCGAGAGCAAAGATGATGAGAAGCCAAAACCTATGATTAGCATAAGTTGA
- the LOC133922484 gene encoding mediator of RNA polymerase II transcription subunit 18-like isoform X2: MHVEALEVLLQGLSGAPTERVRIHELCLKSGPKLGVVPSEVRLLCDLAQPTPSWTIRHVGGAMRGAGAEQISVLVRTVVESKASKNVLHYFYTIGYKLDHELLKIGFAFCFHRGAQITVTVTSANKMAKLHATDEAVPVTPGMQLVEITAPAAADNYNDVVSAVTAFCEYLAPLLHLSKPGNTTGIVPTAGAAAASLMSSCGVKTL, translated from the exons ATG CATGTAGAAGCTCTTGAGGTTCTTCTCCAGGGTCTCTCTGGTGCCCCAACAGAGCGTGTTAGGATTCATGAGCTGTGTCTTAAAAGTGGACCCAAGTTAG GTGTTGTCCCATCCGAGGTTCGTTTGTTGTGTGACTTAGCTCAGCCCACACCATCCTG GACCATAAGACATGTTGGTGGTGCCATGAGAGGTGCTGGTGCGGAGCAAATCTCAGTTCTGGTTCGTACAGTTGTGGAGAGCAAAGCTAGCAAGAATGTCCTGCACTACTTCTACACTATAGGGTACAAGCTAGACCATGAACTTTTGAAGATCGGCTTTGCATTTTGCTTCCACCGAGGTGCCCAGATCACCGTCACTGTTACATCTGCTAACAAGATGGCAAAGCTCCATGCGACTGATGAAGCTGTGCCGGTCACTCCTGGCATGCAGCTAGTGGAAATCACGGCACCTGCTGCTGCTGACAATTACAACGATGTTGTTTCAGCTGTCACTGCGTTCTGTGAATATCTTGCACC GCTGCTGCATCTGTCAAAACCAGGAAACACAACTGGAATCGTCCCAACCGCTGGCGCTGCAGCTGCCTCTCTCATGTCAAGTTGTGGTGTCAAAACCTTGTAA